The Paenibacillus tianjinensis genome has a window encoding:
- a CDS encoding DeoR/GlpR family DNA-binding transcription regulator, protein MPEGSYPFPTYSGLLEPRHYKQIGTAIWLFLWCISSTTAEKEKDGTVWGIVLGNKPIRINELEETFEVSNRTIRSWIKTLEDHGYIRVTRAPYGLIFSVRNSKKYQNRSAENFQSLEGDRQNIATLDSSDRQNIADLAAENCRSNKDITEIYNASSSASDEEHILNQVSQIEKHFCQRRGKGFSVSPSDFSEIRQMVVDGLPVDLVNRVVDESFDSYKPKHKRDEIRSITYCVPRCYDEWTKLQQEEPITVAVPHVPVAIGSPSPQRITKQQQEIDDLDRWIREEEAREQAGSR, encoded by the coding sequence ATGCCCGAAGGCAGTTACCCTTTTCCAACATACTCAGGGCTTTTGGAGCCGCGACATTACAAACAAATAGGCACAGCGATATGGCTTTTCCTGTGGTGTATAAGCTCCACGACAGCGGAGAAGGAAAAAGACGGAACTGTCTGGGGCATCGTCCTTGGGAATAAGCCTATCCGAATCAATGAGCTTGAAGAGACCTTTGAAGTCAGTAATCGTACCATCCGCTCTTGGATAAAGACACTTGAAGATCATGGTTACATCCGAGTCACAAGAGCACCATATGGCCTTATTTTCAGTGTTAGAAACTCTAAAAAATATCAAAACAGATCGGCAGAAAACTTCCAATCACTTGAAGGAGATCGGCAGAATATTGCCACTCTGGATAGTAGTGATCGGCAGAATATTGCCGATCTCGCGGCAGAAAACTGCCGATCTAATAAAGATATTACAGAGATATATAATGCTTCTTCTTCTGCTTCTGACGAAGAACACATTTTGAACCAAGTCTCTCAAATCGAAAAACACTTCTGCCAGAGACGAGGTAAGGGGTTCAGTGTTTCCCCTTCAGACTTCAGTGAGATCAGGCAGATGGTTGTCGATGGCCTGCCGGTTGACCTTGTCAACCGAGTAGTAGACGAATCCTTTGATAGCTACAAGCCGAAGCATAAGCGTGATGAGATTCGGAGCATTACTTACTGCGTCCCTCGCTGCTATGACGAGTGGACGAAGTTGCAGCAGGAAGAGCCCATAACAGTTGCGGTGCCGCACGTACCTGTCGCCATTGGGAGTCCTAGCCCGCAGCGCATAACGAAGCAGCAGCAAGAGATTGATGATCTGGACCGCTGGATCAGAGAGGAGGAAGCCCGTGAACAAGCTGGAAGTCGCTAA
- a CDS encoding MBL fold metallo-hydrolase: MIDIQCLGSSSAGNAYRISDGLTALLLEAGFPYKSIQRALNFGMSDIAGCLITHEHLDHSKAAPDIMRAGINIYTSAGTAAARGLSGHRLKVIKALEQFTIGTWTILPFDIQHDVEEPLGFLLANTAGDKLVFLTDTYYCRHRFSGLTHIMVECNYSRDIVNERVAAGHLHPAQKKRLMRSHFSLENVKEMLKANDTRNVEEIWLLHLSDGNSDAERFKQEIQETTGALVRVADR, encoded by the coding sequence ATGATCGACATCCAATGCCTCGGCTCCAGCAGCGCCGGTAATGCCTACCGAATATCGGACGGTCTCACCGCGCTCCTGCTGGAAGCCGGTTTTCCTTATAAGTCGATCCAGCGGGCACTTAACTTCGGGATGTCGGACATTGCCGGATGCCTCATCACACACGAGCATCTGGATCATAGCAAGGCTGCTCCTGACATTATGAGAGCAGGCATCAACATTTACACCAGTGCAGGGACTGCGGCTGCCAGAGGGCTGTCAGGCCATCGCTTGAAGGTGATCAAAGCGTTGGAGCAGTTCACGATTGGTACCTGGACGATTCTGCCCTTCGATATTCAGCACGATGTAGAGGAGCCGCTGGGCTTCCTGCTGGCGAATACAGCGGGAGATAAGCTGGTCTTTCTTACAGACACCTACTACTGCCGTCATCGCTTCAGCGGCCTGACTCACATCATGGTGGAGTGCAATTACTCCCGGGATATCGTTAATGAGCGTGTGGCTGCTGGCCACTTGCACCCAGCACAGAAGAAGCGGTTGATGCGCTCACACTTCTCTCTGGAGAACGTGAAGGAAATGTTGAAAGCCAATGATACCCGGAATGTCGAGGAGATCTGGCTGCTGCATTTATCTGACGGCAACAGCGACGCTGAGCGCTTTAAGCAGGAGATACAGGAGACCACCGGCGCCCTAGTGCGGGTAGCAGATCGATGA